One genomic segment of Mangifera indica cultivar Alphonso chromosome 6, CATAS_Mindica_2.1, whole genome shotgun sequence includes these proteins:
- the LOC123219453 gene encoding transcription initiation factor TFIID subunit 15-like, whose product MSRPGDWNCKSCQHLNFQRRDTCQRCGDSRFGEFGGFGGRVGSSIGFSTGSDVRPGDWYCSAGNCGAHNFASRSSCFKCGASKDDIGGGAFDCDIPRSRGGNRSGWKSGDWICTRPGCNEHNFASRMECFRCSAPRDPGSRISY is encoded by the exons ATGAGCAGGCCTGGAGATTGGAACTGCAAGTCATGCCAGCACTTGAACTTTCAGAGGCGTGACACGTGCCAGCGTTGCGGGGACTCTAGGTTCGGTGAGTTTGGCGGTTTCGGAGGGAGAGTTGGGTCATCAATCGGGTTCAGTACTGGGTCCGACGTCAGACCTGGCGACTGGTATTGCTCCGCCGGGAACTGCGGGGCACACAACTTCGCCAGCCGCTCTAGCTGCTTCAAATGCGGTGCGTCCAAGGATGACATTGGTGGTGGTGCCTTTGATTGTGACATTCCACGCTCTAGAGGTGGCAACCGATCTGGATGGAAATCTGGAGACTGGATTTGCACCAG GCCTGGATGCAACGAACACAACTTTGCAAGCAGAATGGAATGCTTTAGATGCAGTGCACCGAGGGACCCTGGAAGCAGAATCTCgtattag